CATAACTCTATTTTTTTCTAAATTTACTTAATACCCCATCTAAAATTTCTTTAATTCCAATCCTGGATTCCAGCTCTTTATATGAATACCATCCGGAAACTAAAATCAACAGTATACCGAAGAGATAGGTATACGGCTGTCTGACTAAATTTACCATAGCAAATCCTAGCATTGCCAAAAAAAACTGTATTGCAAAAATCTGAATGAAAGAATAGCTGAATGAAAATCTATATTTATGCCTTGCTATTATAAATACCTGTATAAGATAGAATACATAAGAAGCAAGGAAGGATATTCCAAGCCCGTTTAGCCCCCAATAATGATAACCAAGCAGACTAAATAAGAGGAAATAAACACTTCCAAGAAATTCATTCCAGAAATAGAGATTTCCTGCTCCTTTTGCAAGGAAAACAAAAGCAATTGCCCAACTGACAGCCTTAAAGAAAATACCTAAAGTTGCCCAGTATACCATACCTGTAACTGATAAAAATTGAGTAGAGTAAAGAATAATTATTGCCCAGTTTACAAAAATGATAAAAGCAATGAGTATTGGTGCCAAAATAAGTAGAGCTATTTCGGACTGTTGATTTATCAGTTGTTTGCTTTTTTCATCATCTGCTGATACAACAGATAGTCTGGGATAGTAATCAGTACCCATAGCTGTAAAAATCATTCCCACATAGGTATTAATGATTGTAAAACCGGCACTGTATAAACCTACATCGGCTACATTTCCTGTTCTATTAATAAAAATTCTTAGTAAATACGCTGCAATAAGTGTTACCAAACCACTTAAACTAATCATGAATCCCATCAGCATCATACTTTTACCTTCTGAAACTGTTTCTTCATACGAAACTTTTGTTTTCTCCAGTTTGACTTTTTTTGCGAAATACCAGGAGAAAAATAGTGTAATCAACGAGGTGATGATTATTACAGGAACAATTCCTTCAACACCGTACTTGTAGTATAAAGGTATTGTAACCAGCAAACCAACAAAACTACCATACACATTTGCCTTAGCCAGATTTTGAAGACGTCTTAGAGATTGAAGAAGAACCAATTCACCGGTACTTAATTGATTAAAAAGAAGCGTCACTGATATCCATATAAATGCTAAAGTGTAATCCCTATTCCCGAATGTAAACTCACTTAGCCATGGAGAAAATACTAGTGTTACTATTGCCCCCAATAAACCTGTTAACCACACTAAGCG
This window of the Lascolabacillus massiliensis genome carries:
- a CDS encoding O-antigen translocase: MIIKMQEQRSSYRQIVKATSLFGGVQFFQILISVVRSKFVAILLGPSGMGIVGLLTSTTGLITGLTNFGLGTSAIKNISEATATNDNARISSVITVMRRLVWLTGLLGAIVTLVFSPWLSEFTFGNRDYTLAFIWISVTLLFNQLSTGELVLLQSLRRLQNLAKANVYGSFVGLLVTIPLYYKYGVEGIVPVIIITSLITLFFSWYFAKKVKLEKTKVSYEETVSEGKSMMLMGFMISLSGLVTLIAAYLLRIFINRTGNVADVGLYSAGFTIINTYVGMIFTAMGTDYYPRLSVVSADDEKSKQLINQQSEIALLILAPILIAFIIFVNWAIIILYSTQFLSVTGMVYWATLGIFFKAVSWAIAFVFLAKGAGNLYFWNEFLGSVYFLLFSLLGYHYWGLNGLGISFLASYVFYLIQVFIIARHKYRFSFSYSFIQIFAIQFFLAMLGFAMVNLVRQPYTYLFGILLILVSGWYSYKELESRIGIKEILDGVLSKFRKK